In Balaenoptera acutorostrata chromosome 19, mBalAcu1.1, whole genome shotgun sequence, the following proteins share a genomic window:
- the LOC103004319 gene encoding interferon lambda-4, translating to MGPSGAAAVAVGLWVLVTVGVAADPEVVEPPRRLLSHYRSLDPRALLAIKALRDRYEEETLSWRPRNCSFRRRRDPPRPSSRALLRQVARGLADAQDVLSSLPSPELFPGVGPTLELLAAAGRDVAACIRASVCGWEGEGRSHLGGEARFPAACIDLPFSLQLELVRPGSRRKSLRRPGRRPQTRTAGSPRCHEATVIFNLLRLLAWDLRLVAHSGPCL from the exons ATGGGGCCGAGTGGCGCAGCCGCGGTGGCCGTGGGGCTGTGGGTCTTGGTGACGGTGGGCGTGGCGGCGGACCCCGAAGTGGTGGAGCCTCCGCGCCGCCTCCTCTCACACTACCGCTCCCTGGACCCCCGGGCGCTGCTGGCCATCAAGGCACTGAGGGACCGCTAT GAGGAAGAGACGCTGAGCTGGAGGCCGCGCAACTGCTCGTTCCGCCGGAGGAGGGACCCTCCGCGGCCTTCC TCCCGTGCGCTGCTCCGCCAGGTGGCCCGCGGCCTCGCCGACGCCCAAGACGTGCTGAGCAGCCTGCCGAGCCCCGAGCTGTTCCCCGGCGTCGGCCCGACCCTGGAGCTGCTGGCGGCCGCGGGGCGGGACGTGGCGGCCTGC ATCCGGGCTTCGGTCTGCGGCTGGGAGGGTGAGGGGCGGAGTCACCTGGGAGGGGAGGCTCGGTTCCCCGCCGCCTGCATTGACCTCCCGTTCTCCCTCCAGCTCGAGCTGGTCCGGCCAGGCTCCCGGAGGAAGTCCCTGCGGCGGCCCGGGAGGCGTCCCCAGACTCGCACAGCT GGCTCGCCTCGGTGCCACGAAGCCACCGTCATCTTCAACCTCCTGCGCCTGCTCGCGTGGGACCTGCGGCTGGTGGCGCACTCGGGTCCTTGTCTGTGA